The sequence ATGCCGCGACCGCCGTCTTCCCGACCCTCGAGGACCACTGCTACATCGAGGGCATGATCCCGCATCACGAGCAGGCGCTCGAGCTCAGCCGGCTCGTGCTCGATGCGGCCGGCGTGCGCGAGCGGACGCGGGCGCTGGCCGAGTTCATCGTCGCCGACCAGACCGCCGAGATCGGGACGATGCGGGCCTGGCAGGACGCGTGGCGGCGCGCGATGCCGGCCGAGGGGACCGGTGCCGGGCACGCCGGCGGCGCGCACGCCGGCCCGGCGGCAGTCGTGACGGGATGCGGCGACCACGGGCACGCCGAGATGAAGGGCATGGCCACCCCGGCGCAGCTCGCGGCGCTCGCGGCGGCCGAGGGCGAGGCCGCGGACCGCATGTTCCTCGAGCTCATGATCGTGCACCACGAGGGCGCGCTCGAGATGGGGGAGCGCGCGGTGCGGTACGGGTCCAACGCCTTCGTGCGCACGTCGGGCAAGCACGTGCTCGTCGAACAGGAGCGGGAGATCTCCGCGATGACGGCCCTCCTCGCGGAGGCGCCGTGATCGCGGCCCCGCGTCGCCGGGCGCTGCGGTCGGCTGCGGCCGTGCTCGCGCCCCTGGTCGCGGCGGGTCTGATCCTCGCGGCGTTCGGGGTGGCGACCGTGCGCAACGACTCGATGACCCCGACGCTGCGCAGCGGCGACCTCGTCGTGTTCGACCGGTGGACGCCTCCGGCACGCGGGGACATCGTGCTGCTGAGCGACCGTCAGGGCTGGTCGGGCGAGGTCGGCGCCCTCCTCGTCAAGCGCGTCGTCGGCATCGCCGGCGACGTCGTGGTGTGCTGCGAGACCGGGAGCGGCCGCCTCGTCGTCAACGGCGAGGCGGTCGACGAGGAGTATGCCGCAGGCTCGCGCCCCGGCGGCGACATCCCGTTCCGGGTGACGGTGCCCCGCGGCGCGGTCTGGGTCATGGGCGACAACCGCGCGGCGTCGGCCGACTCCCGCGCGTCGGTGTCGTCTCCCGATCACGGTGCGGTGACGAGCGAGCAGCTGCGGGGGACCGTGCGTGCGTGGTGGAGCGGGTGGTGACCCGGCCTCGGCCGCGGCCCCCGGCATCCGTCGATCTCTGCTGAACTCCCGTCGAATGGGAACCGCCGGCCCCGGCGAGGCCGGGCGGGAATAGCCTGGAAGCATGGCGACGAAGCCCCCCACTGCCGACATCGACGAGACCCGGGTGCACGTCACGCGACCGAAGAAGGTCGCGGTAGGCGTGCCCGCGGTGCTGCACGCGCTGCAGATCGCGAACGAGCAGATGGGCGTGGCCCGCTCGGTGCAGACGCTGATGCGGGTCAACCAGAAGGACGGCTTCGACTGCCCCGGCTGCGCGTGGCCCGAAGAGGAGCGCCGCCACGTCGCGGAGTTCTGCGAGAACGGCGCGAAGGCTGTCGCCGAGGAGGCGACGCTGCGCCGCGTCGGGCCCGAGTTCTTCGCCGCGCACTCGATCGACGACCTCCGCGCGCACGACGACTGGTGGCTGGGCCAGCAGGGGCGGCTGACGCATCCGATGATGCTCGACGAGGGGGCGTCCCACTACCGGCCGATCTCGTGGGACGACGCGCTGCGCGTGATCGCCGACGAGCTGGGTGCGCTCGACGATCCGGACGAGGCGGTGTTCTACACGTCGGGTCGCACGTCGAACGAGGCGGCGTTCCTGTATCAGCTGCTCGTGCGCGGGCTCGGCACGAACAACCTGCCCGACTGCTCGAACATGTGCCACGAGTCGTCGGGCTCGGCGCTGAACGAGACCATCGGCATCGGCAAGGGCACGGTGTCGATCGACGACATCCACGACGCCGACCTGCTGATCGTGGCCGGTCAGAACCCCGGCACGAACCACCCGCGCATGCTGTCGGCGCTCGAGAAGGCCAAGCAGCGCGGCGCCACGATCATCGCCGTCAACCCACTGCCCGAGGCCGGGCTGATGCGGTTCGAGAACCCGCAGACGGTGCGCGGCGTCGCGTTCGGAGGCACCAAGCTCGCCGACGAGTTCGTGCAGATCCGCCTCGGCGGCGATCAGGCCCTGTTCCAGGCGATCGGCAAGCACCTGCTCGAGGCGGATGCGCTCGCGCTGGGCGAGGGCGCCGGCGCGCCGGAGGGCTCGGGGAGCGGTGCGGCGGTGCTCGACCACGAGTTCATCGCGGCGCACACGAGCGGCTTCGACGCGTACCGTCGGGCGATGACGGATGCCTCGTGGCGCGAGCTCGTCGCCGCCACCGGGCTTCCCGAGAAGACGCTGCGCCGCGTCGGCGAGCTGGTGCGGCAGTCGAAGGCGACGATCGTGTGCTGGGCGATGGGGCTCACCCAGCACAAGCACTCGGTGCCGACGCTGCGCGAGATCGTGAACGTGCTGCTGCTG comes from Microbacterium cremeum and encodes:
- the lepB gene encoding signal peptidase I, with the protein product MIAAPRRRALRSAAAVLAPLVAAGLILAAFGVATVRNDSMTPTLRSGDLVVFDRWTPPARGDIVLLSDRQGWSGEVGALLVKRVVGIAGDVVVCCETGSGRLVVNGEAVDEEYAAGSRPGGDIPFRVTVPRGAVWVMGDNRAASADSRASVSSPDHGAVTSEQLRGTVRAWWSGW
- a CDS encoding DUF305 domain-containing protein, whose amino-acid sequence is MRNRIAALGVVLAATTGLAAAAVVTLGATTSVASAPQAAAQRATDAATAVFPTLEDHCYIEGMIPHHEQALELSRLVLDAAGVRERTRALAEFIVADQTAEIGTMRAWQDAWRRAMPAEGTGAGHAGGAHAGPAAVVTGCGDHGHAEMKGMATPAQLAALAAAEGEAADRMFLELMIVHHEGALEMGERAVRYGSNAFVRTSGKHVLVEQEREISAMTALLAEAP
- a CDS encoding FdhF/YdeP family oxidoreductase, giving the protein MATKPPTADIDETRVHVTRPKKVAVGVPAVLHALQIANEQMGVARSVQTLMRVNQKDGFDCPGCAWPEEERRHVAEFCENGAKAVAEEATLRRVGPEFFAAHSIDDLRAHDDWWLGQQGRLTHPMMLDEGASHYRPISWDDALRVIADELGALDDPDEAVFYTSGRTSNEAAFLYQLLVRGLGTNNLPDCSNMCHESSGSALNETIGIGKGTVSIDDIHDADLLIVAGQNPGTNHPRMLSALEKAKQRGATIIAVNPLPEAGLMRFENPQTVRGVAFGGTKLADEFVQIRLGGDQALFQAIGKHLLEADALALGEGAGAPEGSGSGAAVLDHEFIAAHTSGFDAYRRAMTDASWRELVAATGLPEKTLRRVGELVRQSKATIVCWAMGLTQHKHSVPTLREIVNVLLLQGNIGRRGAGVCPVRGHSNVQGDRTVGIYEKPSAAFLDALDAEFAFAAPREHGFDTVQAIRAMRDGRVRFFMGMGGNFVSATPDTRVVEAAMGRVGLTVQVSTKLNRSHVVTGRRAIILPTLGRTDRDRRGGREQKVTVEDSMGAVHASRGRLAPPSDDLLSEVAIVARLCALLFGGSSTTEPRNAPQAEWAALETDYALIRAHIEQVVPGFDDYEERIDRGRTLHLPNGPRDARRFATPDGRARFTVNPLEYPRIPRGRLLLQTLRSHDQYNTTIYGKDDRYRGIHGGRRVVLVNPKDIVALGFAEDEIVDLVSEWRRPDGTLEERRAEEFRVVAYRTPRGNAAAYYPETNVLVPLDSVADVSGTPTSKSVIVRLERRVPEPARG